A genome region from Panicum virgatum strain AP13 chromosome 4K, P.virgatum_v5, whole genome shotgun sequence includes the following:
- the LOC120703826 gene encoding protein FAR1-RELATED SEQUENCE 5-like, whose protein sequence is MEYSSSEDEELVEDFIDVEDDMGTENIDQGTAVVASQIHGIDPSDGTMPTTGNELLMAADVVGKNDEPCMGMEFESDAAARAFYNAYALRFGFGIRVARSRSERRKGVEVLIMKRFVCLKEGHHKKKPVEPSNKKKRKRLSIRDGCPAMMEVVRRGPDKWVITKLVLEHNHVIASADRAREVQLRRLSGKFQEHENQLQEVGRNVFGDTDAQGLFDYFKIMQSENSGFFCSIQVDSKNCVSNAVWVDARARMTYTYFGDAVYFDTTYSQNENMLPFAAFTGVNHHGDTVAFGCALILDRTESSYGWIFETWLAAMDKRLPFSFTTDDGKGMAAAVAKVFPQCFHRLCRWRILSRCKKKLTDVYTRFPGFHDELKRCINGCDTVPVFDMVWCSILDKYGLRDDTWLQSLYEIRHKWVPAYLTSSFFAELSLTHRVETVSRFHRNNFTARVSLSTFITRFDQYVDGLYASEARKDIISFPPEQLLKTNTVLEKQAASIYTRAAFETFQVELIEALQHYAVKVQDGPYMKYYVQRDGDSPARHTVFYNVAEKKAWCDCCQFAFSAILCRHVLGVFVLDGVIMLPEPCITKRWTKKAKTGPELIGLNVGNESGSADSVVSRYNDLVRDAMKCAEKGAVSAGAFKVAKEVLSKAFMEIKGLGEKLNKDALHSAASR, encoded by the coding sequence ATGGAGTATTCGTCAAGTGAAGATGAGGAATTGGTTGAAGATTTCATCGATGTTGAGGATGATATGGGTACTGAGAATATTGACCAAGGAACTGCTGTGGTGGCTTCGCAGATTCATGGTATTGATCCCTCTGATGGAACCATGCCAACAACTGGAAATGAGCTGCTGATGGCAGCTGATGTGGTGGGCAAAAATGATGAACCATGCATGGGCATGGAGTTTGAATCTGATGCAGCTGCTCGGGCGTTCTACAACGCATATGCCTTACGTTTTGGGTTTGGGATCCGTGTTGCACGATCCCGTAGTGAGCGGAGAAAGGGTGTTGAGGTGCTCATTATGAAGCGTTTTGTGTGCTTAAAAGAGGGACATCACAAGAAGAAGCCTGTGGAGCCTAGCaacaagaaaaagaggaagcgcCTCTCTATACGGGATGGGTGCCCAGCGATGATGGAGGTTGTGCGTAGGGGCCCAGATAAGTGGGTTATCAcgaagttggtgctggagcACAACCATGTTATTGCTAGTGCAGACCGGGCACGGGAGGTCCAACTCCGCCGCCTCTCTGGGAAATTTCAGGAGCATGAGAACCAATTGCAGGAGGTGGGAAGAAATGTGTTTGGAGATACAGATGCACAAGGACTGTTTGATTACTTCAAGATAATGCAGTCAGAGAACTCTGGTTTTTTCTGTTCTATACAAGTCGACAGTAAGAACTGTGTAAGCAATGCAGTTTGGGTTGATGCAAGAGCTAGAATGACCTACACATACTTTGGGGATGCTGTTTATTTCGACACTACTTATAGTCAAAATGAGAATATGCTGCCCTTTGCAGCTTTCACAGGTGTGAATCACCATGGTGACACTGTTGCTTTTGGCTGTGCCTTAATTTTGGACAGGACGGAATCTTCATATGGTTGgatttttgagacatggttggCAGCAATGGATAAACGATTGCCATTTTCCTTTACTACCGATGATGGCAAGGGAATGGCAGCTGCAGTTGCCAAAGTATTTCCTCAATGTTTCCATCGTCTTTGCAGATGGCGAATCTTGTCCAGATGTAAGAAGAAATTGACTGATGTCTACACGAGATTTCCTGGGTTCCATGATGAGCTAAAGAGATGTATCAACGGGTGTGATACTGTGCCTGTTTTTGACATGGTCTGGTGCTCCATTCTTGACAAGTATGGCCTGAGAGATGATACTTGGCTGCAGTCACTGTATGAGATAAGGCACAAATGGGTTCCTGCATATCTAACCAGCTCCTTCTTCGCCGAGTTGTCATTAACTCATAGAGTAGAAACAGTCAGCAGGTTTCATAGGAATAACTTCACTGCAAGGGTTTCTTTGAGTACTTTTATCACTAGATTTGATCAGTACGTGGACGGTTTATATGCAAGTGAAGCTCGGAAAGACATCATTTCATTTCCTCCTGAACAACTTCTGAAAACCAACACGGTCTTGGAAAAACAAGCGGCGAGCATCTACACCAGAGCTGCATTTGAAACATTCCAGGTGGAATTGATTGAAGCATTGCAGCATTATGCTGTCAAAGTTCAGGACGGACCATACATGAAGTACTACGTCCAAAGAGATGGTGATTCTCCTGCCAGGCATACTGTTTTCTACAACGTAGCTGAGAAGAAGGCCTGGTGCGATTGCTGCCAATTTGCCTTCTCAGCGATACTTTGCAGGCATGTCCTTGGGGTGTTCGTCTTGGATGGTGTCATCATGCTTCCGGAGCCATGCATCACGAAGCGATGGACAAAGAAGGCCAAGACGGGGCCGGAACTGATTGGGCTTAATGTCGGAAATGAAAGTGGCAGCGCAGATTCAGTGGTTTCCAGATATAATGATCTTGTTCGTGACGCCATGAAGTGTGCCGAGAAAGGAGCTGTATCAGCCGGCGCCTTCAAAGTTGCAAAGGAAGTGCTGAGTAAGGCGTTCATGGAGATCAAGGGTCTTGGGGAGAAACTGAACAAGGATGCTCTGCACTCTGCAGCAAGTAGATAG